In a single window of the Campylobacter magnus genome:
- the nhaA gene encoding Na+/H+ antiporter NhaA, translating into MNLLVRFFRHEAAGGVILMLATLFALICQNSSLSGIYQEILHSEFSIRFRNLEFAEHLVLWINDGLMVIFFFVVGLELKKEVREGELSKPSQIALPAIGALGGVVIPAVIFWLFNHGDDFAIRGWAIPTATDIAFAVGILALLGKRVPSGLKIFLLTLAVVDDLCAILIIALFYTDHLSMTSFLIAGFLLGVMWLLNYARVAKKSVFVFLTFLLWISVLNSGVHATIAGVLAAFCIPTVDRNGNRMLDEFYHDLEGVTNFFILPIFAFVNAGVALTGINPNQLLNSVSYGIFFGLFFGKQLGIFIFTFVFIKILRLGSLPSGATWTQLYGVCILGGIGFTMSLFVNGLAYENSDKFFFADKLSILVASFASGLLGYLFLYFYSKVNEKKLSEN; encoded by the coding sequence TTGAATTTATTAGTTAGATTTTTTCGTCATGAGGCTGCTGGTGGCGTGATACTTATGCTTGCGACTTTGTTTGCGTTAATTTGCCAAAACAGCTCACTCTCTGGCATTTACCAAGAAATTTTGCATTCTGAGTTTTCGATTAGATTTAGAAATTTAGAATTTGCAGAGCACTTGGTGCTATGGATAAACGACGGACTTATGGTTATTTTCTTTTTTGTTGTTGGCTTGGAGCTTAAAAAAGAAGTGCGTGAAGGCGAGCTAAGCAAGCCTAGTCAAATCGCCCTGCCTGCAATAGGTGCGCTTGGTGGTGTTGTTATACCAGCTGTGATTTTCTGGCTATTTAATCACGGCGATGATTTTGCAATTCGTGGTTGGGCTATACCTACAGCTACTGATATAGCCTTTGCGGTTGGAATTTTAGCGCTTCTTGGCAAGCGTGTGCCAAGTGGGCTAAAAATCTTTTTGCTAACGCTTGCTGTGGTTGATGACCTTTGTGCGATACTTATTATTGCGCTTTTCTATACAGATCATCTTTCTATGACTTCGTTTTTGATAGCAGGATTTTTGTTAGGTGTGATGTGGCTTTTAAACTACGCTCGTGTGGCAAAGAAGTCTGTGTTTGTGTTTTTGACCTTTTTGCTGTGGATAAGCGTGCTAAATAGTGGCGTTCACGCTACGATAGCAGGCGTTTTGGCAGCCTTTTGTATACCTACGGTTGATAGAAACGGAAATCGTATGTTAGATGAGTTTTATCACGATTTAGAGGGTGTTACAAACTTCTTTATCTTGCCAATTTTTGCCTTTGTAAATGCTGGCGTGGCGCTTACTGGAATAAATCCAAATCAGCTTTTAAATAGCGTTAGTTACGGCATTTTCTTTGGTTTGTTTTTTGGCAAGCAGCTTGGAATTTTTATCTTTACTTTTGTGTTTATAAAGATTTTGCGCCTTGGTTCGCTGCCTAGCGGTGCTACTTGGACGCAACTTTATGGAGTTTGTATTTTAGGCGGTATCGGCTTTACGATGTCGCTATTTGTAAACGGACTTGCGTATGAAAATAGTGATAAGTTTTTCTTTGCTGATAAGCTCTCAATCCTTGTAGCAAGCTTTGCTAGTGGGCTTTTGGGCTATTTGTTTTTATATTTTTATAGCAAAGTAAACGAGAAAAAATTAAGCGAAAATTAA
- the rpsT gene encoding 30S ribosomal protein S20: MANHKSAAKRARQTIKRTEANRFYRTRLKNITKAVRQAAANGDKAAAQEALKVANKNIHAFVSRGFLKKQTASRRVSRLALLVNKIA, encoded by the coding sequence ATGGCAAATCATAAATCAGCAGCAAAACGCGCTAGACAAACAATCAAACGCACAGAAGCAAATCGCTTTTATCGCACAAGACTAAAAAACATCACAAAAGCAGTGCGCCAAGCAGCTGCAAATGGCGATAAAGCAGCAGCGCAAGAAGCTCTAAAAGTAGCAAACAAAAATATCCACGCTTTTGTAAGCCGTGGCTTTCTAAAAAAACAAACCGCAAGTCGTCGCGTATCTCGCCTAGCCCTACTTGTAAATAAAATCGCATAA
- a CDS encoding Gfo/Idh/MocA family protein, with product MIKLGLLGVGKMGQNHLKNIVSLPCYELSFIYDYNDELCAKLAREYDTKASLDLDKGLASVDAIIIVTPTFTHDEYIKKVSKATKNIFVEKPLCDSFEKCQEIMLLEQNLGLNIAVGFIERFNPALKELQNELKKLDSNTHELRFTRTSLASSRITDVDVITDLMIHDIDLALYLNGDAQVLFANGVIQNNTINLATATLKHENGIISHIHASRITHKNERKISISTDEAHFECDLLAKELTVFKNAKNELVQAKEANALKDELVAFSELCAGQKSNKLADAKSATKAMKIATDIAKIIKEQK from the coding sequence GTGATAAAACTAGGGCTTTTAGGCGTGGGCAAAATGGGGCAAAACCACCTTAAAAACATTGTTTCTTTGCCTTGCTATGAGCTTAGTTTTATTTATGATTACAATGATGAGCTTTGCGCCAAATTAGCCAGAGAATACGACACAAAGGCTAGTTTGGATTTAGACAAGGGTTTAGCTAGCGTAGATGCTATTATCATTGTCACGCCGACATTTACGCACGATGAGTATATAAAAAAAGTTAGCAAAGCTACAAAAAATATTTTCGTAGAAAAGCCACTTTGCGATAGCTTTGAAAAATGCCAAGAGATAATGCTTTTAGAGCAAAATCTAGGGCTAAATATCGCTGTTGGCTTCATAGAGAGATTTAACCCTGCGCTAAAAGAGCTACAAAACGAGCTAAAAAAGCTTGATAGCAACACCCACGAACTGCGCTTTACTCGCACCAGCCTAGCAAGCTCAAGGATAACCGATGTAGATGTGATAACTGATCTTATGATCCACGACATTGACCTAGCACTTTATTTAAATGGTGATGCGCAGGTGCTTTTTGCAAACGGAGTAATCCAAAATAACACAATAAATCTAGCCACAGCCACGCTAAAACACGAAAATGGCATCATCTCACATATACACGCCAGTCGCATCACGCACAAAAACGAGCGAAAAATCAGCATTAGTACTGATGAGGCGCACTTTGAGTGTGATTTGCTAGCAAAAGAGCTAACTGTCTTTAAAAACGCAAAAAATGAGCTAGTCCAAGCCAAAGAAGCAAACGCTCTAAAAGACGAGCTAGTAGCATTTAGCGAACTTTGTGCTGGGCAAAAATCAAACAAGCTAGCAGACGCAAAATCAGCCACAAAAGCCATGAAAATCGCTACTGATATCGCAAAAATAATAAAAGAGCAAAAATAA
- the rplU gene encoding 50S ribosomal protein L21, with protein sequence MYAIFKHGGKQYKVSQGDYLNLDHFSSEKGASVELSEVLAVCDKELKVGTPFVSGAKITLKVIAEGKDRKVVIFKKRRRKDSKRKRGFRREYTRVKVESIQA encoded by the coding sequence ATGTACGCAATATTCAAACACGGTGGCAAACAATACAAAGTTAGCCAAGGTGATTATCTAAATCTTGACCATTTTAGCAGCGAAAAAGGCGCAAGCGTAGAACTAAGCGAAGTTCTAGCAGTTTGCGACAAAGAGCTAAAAGTAGGCACTCCATTTGTAAGTGGAGCAAAAATCACTCTAAAAGTAATCGCAGAGGGTAAAGACCGCAAAGTGGTGATTTTCAAAAAACGCCGCCGCAAAGACTCTAAACGCAAAAGAGGCTTCCGCAGAGAGTATACCCGTGTAAAAGTAGAAAGCATACAAGCATAA
- the rpmA gene encoding 50S ribosomal protein L27, with protein sequence MAHKKGQGSTQNNRDSIGRRLGVKKFGGEFVRAGNIIIRQRGTATHAGVGVGMGKDHTIFALIDGVVKFERKDKNRKKVSVYPAA encoded by the coding sequence ATGGCACACAAAAAAGGTCAGGGTTCTACCCAAAATAACAGAGATTCGATAGGACGCAGGCTTGGCGTGAAAAAATTCGGTGGCGAGTTTGTTCGTGCTGGAAACATAATAATCCGCCAAAGAGGCACAGCAACTCACGCAGGCGTAGGCGTAGGCATGGGCAAAGACCACACTATTTTTGCATTGATTGACGGCGTTGTAAAATTTGAGCGCAAAGACAAAAATCGCAAAAAAGTATCAGTTTATCCAGCTGCTTAA
- a CDS encoding beta-ketoacyl-ACP synthase III produces MKKAALVSIAAYAPQKILTNADLEKMVETSDEWIVKRTGIHSRHIAEDESLTSMALKAGKLALERSGLEKNEIDCLICATVTPDFFCMPSTAAQVASELGLGAIMAFDIGAACSGFVYLLEVAKSLVESGAKKNVLIIGADKFSSIVDYSDRSICVLFGDGAGAGVVSVASSDNHIISTHCASDGSKGELLMTPKDGRNVGFVKMSGNEVFKIAVNTLTNDVVELLEKSGIASSQIDLFIPHQANLRIIKAVQERLGLSEAKCVVTVGEYGNTSAASIPMAMNTAYEDGRLKAGSLILLDAFGGGFTWGSALLRFGR; encoded by the coding sequence ATGAAAAAAGCCGCATTAGTAAGCATAGCAGCTTACGCCCCACAAAAAATACTTACAAACGCTGACCTGGAAAAAATGGTAGAAACCAGTGATGAGTGGATTGTAAAACGCACAGGAATTCACTCTCGCCACATAGCAGAAGATGAGAGTCTTACAAGCATGGCGCTAAAGGCTGGTAAATTAGCCTTAGAGCGTTCTGGCTTAGAAAAAAATGAGATTGACTGCTTGATTTGCGCTACGGTTACGCCTGATTTTTTCTGTATGCCAAGCACGGCTGCACAGGTGGCAAGCGAGCTTGGACTTGGGGCAATTATGGCTTTTGATATAGGTGCTGCTTGTTCTGGCTTTGTGTATTTGCTTGAAGTAGCAAAAAGCCTAGTTGAGAGTGGTGCAAAGAAAAATGTTCTTATAATAGGCGCTGATAAGTTTTCTAGCATTGTAGATTACAGCGACCGCAGCATTTGCGTGCTTTTTGGCGATGGGGCTGGAGCAGGCGTGGTAAGCGTAGCCAGTAGCGATAATCACATCATCTCTACGCACTGCGCAAGCGATGGTAGCAAGGGCGAGCTTTTGATGACGCCAAAAGATGGTAGAAATGTCGGCTTTGTAAAAATGTCTGGCAATGAAGTCTTTAAAATCGCTGTAAATACGCTAACAAACGATGTTGTAGAACTTCTAGAAAAAAGCGGGATTGCTAGTAGCCAGATTGATCTTTTTATCCCGCATCAAGCAAATCTGCGCATCATAAAAGCTGTCCAAGAAAGACTAGGACTAAGCGAGGCTAAATGCGTAGTAACTGTGGGTGAGTACGGCAACACAAGTGCTGCTAGCATACCGATGGCAATGAATACAGCCTACGAAGATGGCAGGCTAAAAGCAGGCTCACTAATACTACTGGATGCCTTTGGCGGCGGTTTTACTTGGGGTTCTGCTTTGCTTCGCTTTGGCAGGTAA
- the obgE gene encoding GTPase ObgE: MFVDHAKFTIRSGKGGAGCASFRREKFVELGGPDGGDGGNGGNVYFQAQNNTHTLAFYSGKRLLKAGSGEQGSSRKKHGKKGEDLVLIVPPGTSVIDADSGELLLDMINDGEKKLILKGGKGGLGNVHFKNSVNQAPTYAQPGEPYSELNLRLELKSIADVGLVGFPNVGKSTLISTISNAKPEIANYEFTTITPKLGRVNVGEFDGFIMADIPGIIGGASEGKGLGLAFLKHIERTKILLFMLDLAHPSMDVKEQFAALKTELGKFSSELALRPFAIALTRSDACKNASEILADFAGDFEMKAKLKDDFLLAKSEDDFSNTPASKPFFIAVISAAISHNIDELKYQLFAQISNQNL, translated from the coding sequence ATGTTTGTAGATCACGCAAAATTTACCATTCGCTCTGGCAAGGGTGGCGCAGGCTGTGCTTCTTTTCGCCGTGAGAAATTTGTCGAGCTTGGAGGCCCTGATGGTGGGGATGGTGGAAATGGTGGAAATGTCTATTTTCAGGCACAAAACAACACTCACACCTTAGCCTTTTATAGTGGCAAACGCCTACTAAAAGCTGGTAGTGGCGAGCAAGGCAGCAGCCGAAAAAAACACGGCAAAAAGGGCGAGGATTTAGTTCTTATCGTCCCACCTGGCACTAGCGTAATTGACGCTGATAGTGGCGAGCTTTTGCTAGATATGATAAATGATGGTGAGAAAAAGCTGATTTTAAAAGGTGGCAAAGGTGGTCTTGGAAATGTACATTTTAAAAATAGCGTAAATCAAGCCCCAACCTACGCCCAGCCTGGCGAGCCCTACTCTGAGCTTAATTTGCGTTTGGAGCTAAAAAGCATAGCTGATGTGGGCTTAGTAGGTTTTCCAAATGTCGGTAAAAGCACACTAATCTCAACCATCTCAAACGCTAAACCTGAGATAGCAAACTACGAGTTTACTACAATCACCCCAAAGCTAGGCCGCGTAAATGTAGGCGAGTTTGATGGTTTTATCATGGCTGATATCCCAGGCATTATCGGTGGGGCTAGCGAGGGCAAGGGGCTTGGGCTTGCTTTTTTAAAGCATATTGAGCGCACGAAAATCTTGCTTTTTATGCTAGATTTAGCCCACCCTAGTATGGATGTAAAAGAGCAGTTTGCTGCGCTAAAAACTGAGCTTGGCAAGTTTAGCAGTGAGCTTGCCCTGCGCCCTTTTGCCATAGCCTTGACAAGAAGCGATGCTTGCAAAAATGCTAGCGAAATTCTAGCTGATTTTGCTGGGGACTTTGAGATGAAAGCTAAGCTAAAAGATGATTTTTTGCTAGCTAAAAGCGAGGATGATTTTAGCAATACTCCTGCTAGCAAGCCTTTTTTCATCGCTGTAATCTCAGCTGCTATCTCACACAACATTGATGAGCTAAAATACCAGCTTTTTGCGCAAATTTCTAACCAAAATTTGTAG
- the ndk gene encoding nucleoside-diphosphate kinase, translating into MEQTLSIIKPDAVKKGVIGKIISRFETNGLRIAAAKKLQLSTDDAKKFYEVHKERPFYGELVEFMTSGPVVVMVLEGEGAVAKNRELMGATNPKEAAPGTIRADFAESIDANAVHGSDSLENAKNEIAFFFAKREIC; encoded by the coding sequence ATGGAGCAAACACTCTCAATCATCAAGCCAGACGCTGTAAAAAAAGGCGTAATCGGCAAAATCATCTCTCGTTTTGAGACAAATGGCCTTCGCATCGCAGCAGCCAAAAAACTACAACTAAGCACAGATGATGCTAAAAAATTCTACGAAGTTCACAAAGAACGCCCATTTTATGGCGAGCTAGTTGAGTTTATGACTAGCGGTCCAGTTGTAGTTATGGTGCTTGAAGGCGAGGGCGCAGTAGCAAAAAACAGAGAGCTAATGGGTGCTACTAACCCAAAAGAAGCAGCACCTGGCACAATTCGCGCTGATTTTGCCGAGAGTATTGATGCAAACGCAGTTCACGGCAGCGACAGCCTAGAAAATGCTAAAAACGAAATCGCATTTTTCTTCGCTAAAAGAGAAATTTGCTAA
- a CDS encoding DUF177 domain-containing protein translates to MKIAFAKIGSEPLNISHECEGISFKGTLKRKNAEQVLASGELSGVLKHFCDSCGEPLEISINESLELSLNDGATSAPGLDIVEFYDGFIDLGELINSEIESIKSDYFYCKNCKTN, encoded by the coding sequence ATGAAAATCGCATTTGCTAAAATCGGCTCTGAGCCACTAAATATTTCGCACGAGTGCGAAGGCATTAGCTTTAAAGGCACTTTAAAGCGTAAAAACGCAGAGCAAGTTTTAGCTAGTGGCGAGTTAAGTGGAGTTCTAAAACATTTTTGCGACAGCTGTGGAGAACCACTAGAAATAAGCATAAATGAGAGTTTAGAACTTAGCTTAAATGATGGCGCAACATCTGCGCCTGGTTTAGACATAGTCGAGTTTTATGATGGGTTTATTGACCTAGGTGAGCTTATAAATAGCGAAATTGAGAGCATAAAAAGCGACTATTTTTATTGTAAAAATTGTAAAACCAACTAA
- the plsX gene encoding phosphate acyltransferase PlsX, which translates to MIKIAIDAMGGDFGPAPIVEGVLQALSEASFEAILVGKRAEIEPLVPKGLESRISYEEASDVFDMDEMATDALKRKDSSIYKAIELVRNGSADAVVSAGHSGATMSLATLRIGRLDGVSRPPIATLMPTIIRDKKTLVLDVGANVDCKPEHLFEFAVMSEAYAQQILRIQKPKISLLSNGEEDCKGNETSKAAFELLKKMDNFVGNAEGNQVFDGSVDIIVCDGFVGNILLKTAEGVSGAISKIIKRNIKESAIAMIGAVLLKRVFKKLKNDVDYDEYGGAPLLGVKKCTIISHGKSSPKAIKNAIFQSIKFSKSNINEQIISKLASYNQ; encoded by the coding sequence ATGATTAAAATAGCAATAGATGCAATGGGTGGGGACTTTGGTCCTGCGCCTATTGTAGAGGGCGTTTTACAAGCTCTAAGCGAAGCTAGTTTTGAAGCGATTTTAGTTGGCAAAAGGGCTGAGATTGAGCCTCTTGTGCCAAAAGGTCTAGAATCTAGAATTAGTTATGAAGAAGCTAGCGATGTTTTTGACATGGATGAGATGGCAACTGATGCGCTAAAACGCAAAGATAGCTCTATATATAAAGCAATAGAGCTAGTGCGAAATGGTAGTGCTGATGCTGTGGTCTCAGCTGGTCACTCAGGGGCAACTATGAGCTTGGCTACCTTGCGTATAGGCAGGCTTGATGGAGTTTCTCGCCCACCTATTGCTACTTTAATGCCTACTATCATCCGTGACAAAAAAACGCTGGTGCTAGATGTGGGCGCAAATGTTGATTGCAAACCTGAACATCTTTTTGAGTTTGCTGTGATGAGCGAGGCTTACGCACAGCAAATTTTGCGCATCCAGAAGCCAAAAATATCTTTACTTAGCAATGGCGAAGAAGATTGTAAAGGCAATGAAACTAGCAAAGCTGCCTTTGAATTACTTAAAAAAATGGATAATTTCGTAGGCAATGCTGAGGGAAATCAAGTTTTTGATGGTAGCGTAGATATCATTGTTTGCGATGGTTTTGTGGGAAATATTCTGCTTAAAACTGCTGAGGGTGTATCAGGCGCAATCTCAAAAATCATAAAGCGAAATATAAAAGAATCAGCTATTGCGATGATAGGCGCAGTGCTTTTAAAACGAGTGTTTAAAAAGCTTAAAAATGATGTAGATTATGATGAATACGGTGGCGCACCGCTACTTGGTGTGAAAAAATGCACCATAATAAGCCATGGCAAGTCAAGTCCAAAAGCTATAAAAAACGCAATTTTTCAATCAATAAAATTCTCAAAGTCAAATATAAACGAACAAATTATCTCAAAACTAGCAAGTTATAATCAATGA
- a CDS encoding cytochrome-c peroxidase: protein MKKVLVLSAVLASALFAANTDEELLKAAKDAGLRALPATQAEVDALLKEIGVTPNQFTVEKAELGKKLYLEPRLSKSGIISCNTCHNLGLGGTDGVEAAVGHRWTANPHHLNSPTTLNSVLNTTQFWDGRAATLIEQAKGPIQAEPEMATPAELAVARISSLDAYVAEFKRIYKDGVTFDNIADAIASFERTLLTPSKFDEFMGGKLDALSKEEKAGLKTFIDKGCAACHTGVNLGGSMQAFEVAGKYQFANVGDFKGDANGMVKTPTLRNVTKTAPYFHNGAIWTLEEAVKTMGSVQLGIKISDKEAKSIINFLGALDGKIPAISYPEFPASSKKTPKPEL, encoded by the coding sequence ATGAAAAAAGTTCTAGTTCTTAGTGCTGTTCTTGCTAGCGCACTATTTGCCGCAAACACTGACGAAGAGCTTCTAAAAGCTGCAAAAGATGCAGGTCTTAGAGCGCTTCCAGCTACTCAAGCAGAGGTTGATGCCCTTCTTAAAGAAATCGGCGTTACTCCAAATCAATTCACAGTAGAAAAAGCTGAACTAGGTAAAAAACTATACCTAGAGCCACGCCTTTCAAAAAGCGGTATCATCAGCTGTAACACCTGTCACAACCTAGGTCTTGGCGGTACTGATGGCGTTGAGGCTGCTGTAGGTCACAGATGGACAGCAAACCCACACCACCTAAACTCACCAACAACTCTAAACTCAGTTCTTAACACAACTCAATTCTGGGATGGCCGTGCTGCTACTTTGATCGAGCAAGCAAAAGGACCTATCCAAGCTGAGCCTGAGATGGCTACTCCTGCTGAGCTAGCTGTTGCTCGCATTAGCTCACTAGATGCTTATGTAGCAGAGTTTAAAAGAATCTACAAAGACGGCGTTACATTTGACAACATCGCTGACGCAATCGCAAGCTTTGAGAGAACTCTACTTACTCCATCAAAATTTGATGAGTTCATGGGCGGCAAACTAGACGCTCTTAGCAAAGAGGAAAAAGCTGGTCTTAAAACTTTCATCGATAAAGGTTGTGCTGCTTGCCACACTGGCGTTAACTTAGGTGGTAGCATGCAAGCATTTGAAGTTGCTGGTAAATATCAATTTGCTAATGTTGGTGACTTCAAAGGTGATGCAAACGGCATGGTTAAAACCCCAACTCTACGCAATGTAACAAAAACAGCTCCATACTTCCACAATGGTGCTATCTGGACTCTTGAAGAGGCAGTAAAAACTATGGGTAGCGTTCAACTAGGCATCAAAATCAGCGACAAAGAAGCAAAAAGCATTATCAACTTCCTTGGCGCACTTGATGGCAAAATCCCAGCTATCTCTTACCCAGAGTTCCCAGCTAGCTCTAAAAAGACTCCAAAACCAGAGCTATAA
- a CDS encoding DegT/DnrJ/EryC1/StrS family aminotransferase → MNFIDLGAQYRAYKDEIDTSIHAVLDTSHYIMGQKLSDFETNLATFSGAKHAIGCSSGTSALILALLALDIKAGDEVITTPFTFIATAEMIAFMGAKPVFVDINERTYNIDASKIEEKITTRTKAIMPVSLFGQCADMDEIAKIASKHNIAVIEDGAQSFGALYKGKRSCNLSVIGCTSFFPAKPLGCYGDGGAVFTSDDELAKKIRILLNHGQTERYVHKYIGFNGRLDAIQAAVLDVKLKYFNAELAKRQIIAKNYNQNLKNVITPFIENGNESAWAQYCIRVKNRQKVLEICAKEGIPTGVYYPIPLHLQEVFAYLGHKKGDFEICEKISEDIMALPMSAFLSPEDQQKVIEVINKATA, encoded by the coding sequence GTGAATTTTATTGATTTAGGCGCGCAGTATAGAGCCTACAAAGACGAGATTGATACTAGCATACACGCAGTTTTAGATACTTCTCATTATATAATGGGGCAAAAGCTTAGCGATTTTGAGACAAATCTAGCTACTTTTAGTGGCGCAAAACACGCTATAGGCTGTTCTAGCGGCACTTCAGCTCTTATTTTAGCCCTACTTGCACTTGATATAAAAGCAGGCGATGAAGTGATAACTACGCCATTTACTTTTATAGCAACAGCTGAAATGATAGCCTTTATGGGCGCAAAACCTGTTTTTGTAGATATTAATGAGCGCACTTACAACATCGATGCTAGCAAAATAGAAGAAAAAATCACCACACGCACAAAGGCTATAATGCCAGTTTCGCTCTTTGGGCAGTGTGCTGATATGGATGAAATAGCCAAAATCGCTAGCAAACACAATATCGCTGTAATCGAAGATGGCGCACAAAGCTTTGGCGCACTCTACAAAGGCAAGCGCTCTTGTAATCTTAGCGTTATAGGCTGTACTTCATTTTTCCCAGCTAAGCCACTTGGCTGCTATGGCGATGGTGGTGCTGTATTTACTAGCGATGATGAGCTAGCTAAAAAAATAAGAATATTACTAAATCACGGACAAACCGAGCGTTATGTTCACAAATACATCGGCTTTAATGGCAGGCTTGATGCTATTCAAGCAGCTGTTTTGGATGTAAAACTAAAATATTTTAACGCCGAGCTAGCAAAACGCCAAATAATCGCAAAAAACTATAACCAAAATCTAAAAAATGTAATCACGCCTTTTATAGAAAATGGCAACGAAAGTGCGTGGGCGCAATACTGCATAAGAGTAAAAAATAGACAAAAAGTCCTTGAAATATGCGCTAAAGAAGGAATTCCTACCGGGGTTTATTATCCTATCCCACTTCATTTACAAGAGGTTTTTGCCTATCTTGGACATAAAAAAGGCGATTTTGAAATCTGTGAAAAAATAAGCGAAGATATAATGGCACTGCCTATGAGTGCGTTTTTAAGCCCAGAAGATCAACAAAAAGTAATAGAAGTAATCAACAAGGCAACAGCGTGA
- the rpmF gene encoding 50S ribosomal protein L32 has product MAVPKRRVSHTRAAKRRTHYKVTLPMPVKDKDGSWKMPHRVNPTTGQYK; this is encoded by the coding sequence ATGGCAGTTCCAAAAAGAAGAGTTAGCCACACGCGTGCTGCAAAACGCAGAACACACTATAAAGTAACTTTACCTATGCCGGTAAAAGACAAAGACGGAAGCTGGAAAATGCCTCACCGTGTAAATCCAACAACAGGTCAATACAAATAG